From Astatotilapia calliptera chromosome 19, fAstCal1.2, whole genome shotgun sequence, a single genomic window includes:
- the acyp1 gene encoding acylphosphatase-1 produces MADEDLISVDYEIFGRVQGVFFRKYTQAEGKKLGLVGWVQNTPAGTVQGQLQGPRKKVKEMQEWLRSTGSPKSQITKAEFKNEKEVDSLEHSSFNVVK; encoded by the exons ATGGCCGATGAAGACCTAATTTCAGTGGATTATGAGATTTTTGGCAGAGTGCAAGGTGTATTTTTTCGGAAATACACGCAG gcaGAAGGGAAGAAACTTGGCCTTGTTGGCTGggtccaaaacacaccagcaggaACAGTGCAAGGGCAGCTACAAGGCCCACGCAAAAAGGTGAAGGAAATGCAAGAATGGCTGAGATCCACTGGGAGCCCCAAGTCACAAATAACCAAGGCAGAGTTCAAGAATGAGAAAGAAGTTGACAGCCTAGAACATTCATCTTTCAACGTAGTAAAATAA
- the mlh3 gene encoding DNA mismatch repair protein Mlh3 isoform X1 has product MIKCLPKEVQGKLRSGVAIPSLQQCVEELILNSIDAGATCVGVRMDMEAFKIQVIDNGAGMSAEDMACVGNRYHTSKCTSVADLDNLRWYGFRGEALASLVSLATLVEISSRTRSSVKTHVKIFKEGKGLEVFEAEAARPSAGTIVIICNFFHNMPVRRKRVDAVLEGERIRHRVEAISLMHPSVSFTLKNDCTGAMMVQLPKARNTYHRFVQIHNLGRAEKLGEISHTYKQFEVMGYIGREGHYNNSLQFLYVNERLLLKTRIHKLLNVLLRRLTSSNQKNDSPDGQSVIRSPKHKRSQDLYGVYIINIKCSYSEYDISLEPAKTLIEFKDWDGILLCVEEAVKAFLRRDNLVAVITQDDLDYASPRVFGTGKTEPEENGDKGGQTATTISTMDCSVGTRLASESVHRNHTGDSVSKDGVCLEARSDKSEQPGQQKISTNELQNVHSEKCLNNACSDELMSDLATVEPLSYKINKEVEPAYSEAVEGSNILHISRELLLKEGDDSFIQQAQPALSYTERIVPDCQDTSCHAQTLVSKRKIRLSDQYIQERLQSWDLLQNNRPVFQEESLTVKSEEKASVAKRKISLDTSRSSQKQYRDSSSVVPSKISKIISCHKLSGSLDKFRRTCVKSGELESQLPKAHLKNDTPQTDRVVLNTSIFQEVQQEDEMQDKDEAKNSLQSPPTLSIFTKIKPESAQNQGKKSLAAKLRHLKQHGTDDSEVSLNFSRSISKDTICVSTGTDGNQDSNEIPCDPEFNMRPASGCILNPELAMNEEAITSSDWLQQYDASVGKTVYVNRVTGLSKYEDPAMEETQVRCTSDVTNIAVSVISEMGMEYRCYPFQVDLVLPFLPKSRPERVIRSGPDCRGDVGESSNSLFSLYSKWNNPVFVRPPMVGVDISSGQADGLAVKIHNVLFPYRFSKSMIHSMKVIHQVDKKFLACLISTKDDELVEHTETKGNLLVLVDQHAAHERVRLENLIADSYADDPDVPGERCLCTSTILPPLGISLTEEEIRLLRSCQPHLRSLGLEVHFSRAADLKVFVGKVPLCFMEKESNELRRGRPSVIKPIAEEYLQEQIELLRSTGRVRGTLPLTVLKVLASLACHGAIKFNDTLSRDECHSLVASLSACQLPFQCAHGRPSIVPLVDVLHLDKDHTEVQKPNLRKLRRMYKAWKLYGNA; this is encoded by the exons ATGATTAAGTGTTTACCCAAAGAGGTTCAGGGGAAGCTTCGCTCCGGTGTCGCTATCCCCTCGCTTCAGCAGTGTGTGGAGGAGCTGATTTTAAACAGCATCGATGCCGGGGCGACCTGTGTGGGAGTCCGAATGGACATGGAGGCATTTAAAATTCAGGTGATCGATAACGGTGCTGGGATGAGCGCCGAGGACATGGCCTGTGTTGGGAATAGATACCACACAAGTAAATGCACTTCTGTGGCGGACCTGGACAACCTCAGGTGGTATGGTTTCAGAGGGGAAGCCTTGGCGAGTTTAGTTTCTTTAGCCACACTTGTTGAAATCTCCTCCCGGACCAGATCATCTGTAAAAACACACGTTAAAATATTCAAGGAGGGGAAGGGCTTGGAGGTCTTTGAAGCAGAGGCTGCTCGACCCTCAGCGGGCACAATTGTCATCATTTGTAACTTCTTCCACAACATGCCTGTCCGAAGGAAGAGGGTTGATGCCGTCCTGGAGGGTGAGAGGATCAGGCACAGAGTGGAAGCTATTTCCCTGATGCACCCCTCTGTTTCCTTCACCCTGAAGAATGACTGCACAGGAGCCATGATGGTGCAGCTCCCCAAAGCAAGAAACACTTATCACAGGTTTGTTCAGATACATAATCTCGGGCGAGCAGAgaagctgggagaaatcagccACACATACAAACAGTTTGAAGTGATGGGTTACATTGGCAGAGAGGGCCACTACAACAACAGCTTACAGTTCCTGTATGTGAATGAAAGACTGCTGTTGAAAACACGTATTCACAAGCTGCTGAATGTTCTCCTGCGCCGACTGACCAGTTCGAACCAGAAGAATGACAGTCCGGATGGGCAGTCTGTCATCAGAAGTCCAAAGCACAAGCGAAGCCAAGATCTGTATGGAGTGTATATCATCAATATTAAATGCTCTTACTCGGAGTATGACATTTCCCTCGAGCCTGCCAAAACTCTAATAGAGTTCAAAGACTGGGATGGCATTTTGCTCTGTGTTGAAGAAGCAGTGAAAGCTTTCCTGAGGAGGGATAACTTGGTGGCTGTCATTACTCAAGACGACTTGGACTATGCATCTCCAAGAGTGTTTGGAACTGGCAAAACAGAACCAGAAGAGAACGGTGACAAAGGTGGCCAAACAGCTACCACTATTTCTACAATGGACTGTAGCGTTGGCACGAGACTGGCATCTGAATCTGTTCATCGTAATCACACAGGTGACAGTGTTTCTAAAGATGGTGTTTGCCTGGAGGCTAGATCGGATAAAAGTGAACAACCAGGCCAGCAAAAGATAAGTACAAATGAGTTGCAAAATGTACACagtgaaaaatgtttaaacaatgcATGTAGCGATGAGCTGATGTCTGATCTGGCTACAGTGGAACCTTTATCTtataaaattaataaagaaGTGGAGCCCGCATATAGTGAAGCTGTGGAAGGTTCTAATATTTTGCATATTTCAAGAGAGCTACTTTTAAAAGAAGGAGATGACAGCTTCATTCAACAAGCCCAGCCTGCTTTAAGCTACACTGAGAGAATAGTACCTGACTGTCAGGATACAAGCTGCCATGCACAGACTTTAGTAAGTAAGAGAAAGATCAGATTGTCTGATCAATATATTCAAGAGCGTCTGCAGAGTTGGGACCTTTTGCAAAACAATAGGCCAGTATTTCAGGAGGAAAGTTTAACAGtaaaatctgaagaaaaagcTTCTGTTGCGAAACGCAAAATCTCACTAGACACAAGCAGATCTTCTCAGAAACAATACAGAGACTCTTCCTCTGTTGTCCCCTCAAAGATTTCCAAGATAATTTCATGCCATAAATTGTCTGGATCTCTTGACAAGTTTCGACGAACGTGTGTTAAATCTGGTGAACTCGAATCACAGTTACCCAAGGCTCATTTGAAGAACGACACTCCTCAGACAGACCGCGTTGTTTTGAATACATCAATTTTCCAGGAAGTTCAACAAGAAGATGAGATGCAGGACAAAGATGAGGCAAAGAACAGCCTCCAAAGCCCGCCAACTCTCTCTATTTTCACTAAGATAAAACCAGAATCAGCACAGAACCAAGGTAAAAAATCTTTGGCAGCTAAACTCCGTCATTTGAAACAACATGGGACAGATGATTCAGAGGTATCATTGAATTTTTCCAGAAGCATCTCAAAGGATACTATCTGTGTCAGTACTGGAACTGACGGTAACCAAGATAGCAATGAGATTCCCTGTGACCCTGAGTTCAATATGAGGCCAGCCTCAGGTTGCATTTTAAACCCTGAACTTGCTATGAATGAAGAGGCTATCACATCGAGCGACTGGCTCCAGCAGTACGACGCATCTGTCGGAAAGACGGTTTATGTGAACAGAGTGACCGGGCTCAGCAAATATGAGGACCCAGCTATGGAGGAAACTCAAGTGCGCTGCACGTCTGATGTCACCAATATAGCAGTTAGTGTCATTTCTGAAATGG GGATGGAATACAGGTGTTACCCATTTCAGGTGGATCTAGTGTTGCCATTCCTGCCTAAATCCAGACCAGAAAGGGTGATTAGATCAGGGCCTGATTGTAGAG GTGATGTTGGTGAAAGCTCAAACTCGCTTTTTTCATTGTACTCAAAATGGAATAATCCCGTGTTTGTCCGCCCTCCAATg GTCGGTGTGGATATTTCCAGTGGACAAGCTGACGGACTGGCCGTAAAGATCCACAACGTCCTTTTTCCATACCGCTTCTCTAAGTCCATGATTCACTCCATGAAG GTTATTCATCAGGTGGATAAAAAGTTTCTTGCGTGCCTTATTAGTACTAAGGATGACGAGCTGGTGGAACACACTGAAACTAAAG GAAACCTGTTGGTGCTGGTAGATCAACATGCTGCACATGAAAGAGTGCGACTTGAAAATTTAATtgcag ATTCATATGCAGATGACCCAGATGTCCCAGGAGAGAGATGCCTGTGTACTTCAACCATTTTGCCACCTCTTGGGATCAGTCTAACAGAAGAGGAGATAAGGCTGCTTAG GTCCTGTCAGCCACATCTAAGGAGTTTGGGCCTGGAAGTTCATTTTTCACGGGCAGCAGATCTAAAAGTGTTTGTCGGGAAAGTGCCATTGTGTTTTATGGAAAAAGAGAGTAATGAGCTGAGGCGAGGAAGACCATCTGTTATAAAGCCAATTGCTGAG GAGTATCTTCAAGAGCAGATTGAG CTACTCCGCTCAACAGGTAGAGTGAGAGGAACTTTGCCTCTCACTGTTCTGAAAGTGCTCGCCTCACTGGCATGCCACG GTGCCATCAAATTCAACGACACCCTAAGTAGAGATGAATGCCACAGCTTGGTGGCATCCTTGTCTGCCTGCCAGCTGCCCTTCCAGTGTGCTCATGGCCGTCCATCTATTGTTCCCCTCGTAGACGTCCTTCATTTGGACAAAGACCACACG GAAGTCCAGAAACCCAATCTCCGAAAGTTGAGAAGAATGTATAAA
- the mlh3 gene encoding DNA mismatch repair protein Mlh3 isoform X2, protein MIKCLPKEVQGKLRSGVAIPSLQQCVEELILNSIDAGATCVGVRMDMEAFKIQVIDNGAGMSAEDMACVGNRYHTSKCTSVADLDNLRWYGFRGEALASLVSLATLVEISSRTRSSVKTHVKIFKEGKGLEVFEAEAARPSAGTIVIICNFFHNMPVRRKRVDAVLEGERIRHRVEAISLMHPSVSFTLKNDCTGAMMVQLPKARNTYHRFVQIHNLGRAEKLGEISHTYKQFEVMGYIGREGHYNNSLQFLYVNERLLLKTRIHKLLNVLLRRLTSSNQKNDSPDGQSVIRSPKHKRSQDLYGVYIINIKCSYSEYDISLEPAKTLIEFKDWDGILLCVEEAVKAFLRRDNLVAVITQDDLDYASPRVFGTGKTEPEENGDKGGQTATTISTMDCSVGTRLASESVHRNHTGDSVSKDGVCLEARSDKSEQPGQQKISTNELQNVHSEKCLNNACSDELMSDLATVEPLSYKINKEVEPAYSEAVEGSNILHISRELLLKEGDDSFIQQAQPALSYTERIVPDCQDTSCHAQTLVSKRKIRLSDQYIQERLQSWDLLQNNRPVFQEESLTVKSEEKASVAKRKISLDTSRSSQKQYRDSSSVVPSKISKIISCHKLSGSLDKFRRTCVKSGELESQLPKAHLKNDTPQTDRVVLNTSIFQEVQQEDEMQDKDEAKNSLQSPPTLSIFTKIKPESAQNQGKKSLAAKLRHLKQHGTDDSEVSLNFSRSISKDTICVSTGTDGNQDSNEIPCDPEFNMRPASGCILNPELAMNEEAITSSDWLQQYDASVGKTVYVNRVTGLSKYEDPAMEETQVRCTSDVTNIAVSVISEMGDVGESSNSLFSLYSKWNNPVFVRPPMVGVDISSGQADGLAVKIHNVLFPYRFSKSMIHSMKVIHQVDKKFLACLISTKDDELVEHTETKGNLLVLVDQHAAHERVRLENLIADSYADDPDVPGERCLCTSTILPPLGISLTEEEIRLLRSCQPHLRSLGLEVHFSRAADLKVFVGKVPLCFMEKESNELRRGRPSVIKPIAEEYLQEQIELLRSTGRVRGTLPLTVLKVLASLACHGAIKFNDTLSRDECHSLVASLSACQLPFQCAHGRPSIVPLVDVLHLDKDHTEVQKPNLRKLRRMYKAWKLYGNA, encoded by the exons ATGATTAAGTGTTTACCCAAAGAGGTTCAGGGGAAGCTTCGCTCCGGTGTCGCTATCCCCTCGCTTCAGCAGTGTGTGGAGGAGCTGATTTTAAACAGCATCGATGCCGGGGCGACCTGTGTGGGAGTCCGAATGGACATGGAGGCATTTAAAATTCAGGTGATCGATAACGGTGCTGGGATGAGCGCCGAGGACATGGCCTGTGTTGGGAATAGATACCACACAAGTAAATGCACTTCTGTGGCGGACCTGGACAACCTCAGGTGGTATGGTTTCAGAGGGGAAGCCTTGGCGAGTTTAGTTTCTTTAGCCACACTTGTTGAAATCTCCTCCCGGACCAGATCATCTGTAAAAACACACGTTAAAATATTCAAGGAGGGGAAGGGCTTGGAGGTCTTTGAAGCAGAGGCTGCTCGACCCTCAGCGGGCACAATTGTCATCATTTGTAACTTCTTCCACAACATGCCTGTCCGAAGGAAGAGGGTTGATGCCGTCCTGGAGGGTGAGAGGATCAGGCACAGAGTGGAAGCTATTTCCCTGATGCACCCCTCTGTTTCCTTCACCCTGAAGAATGACTGCACAGGAGCCATGATGGTGCAGCTCCCCAAAGCAAGAAACACTTATCACAGGTTTGTTCAGATACATAATCTCGGGCGAGCAGAgaagctgggagaaatcagccACACATACAAACAGTTTGAAGTGATGGGTTACATTGGCAGAGAGGGCCACTACAACAACAGCTTACAGTTCCTGTATGTGAATGAAAGACTGCTGTTGAAAACACGTATTCACAAGCTGCTGAATGTTCTCCTGCGCCGACTGACCAGTTCGAACCAGAAGAATGACAGTCCGGATGGGCAGTCTGTCATCAGAAGTCCAAAGCACAAGCGAAGCCAAGATCTGTATGGAGTGTATATCATCAATATTAAATGCTCTTACTCGGAGTATGACATTTCCCTCGAGCCTGCCAAAACTCTAATAGAGTTCAAAGACTGGGATGGCATTTTGCTCTGTGTTGAAGAAGCAGTGAAAGCTTTCCTGAGGAGGGATAACTTGGTGGCTGTCATTACTCAAGACGACTTGGACTATGCATCTCCAAGAGTGTTTGGAACTGGCAAAACAGAACCAGAAGAGAACGGTGACAAAGGTGGCCAAACAGCTACCACTATTTCTACAATGGACTGTAGCGTTGGCACGAGACTGGCATCTGAATCTGTTCATCGTAATCACACAGGTGACAGTGTTTCTAAAGATGGTGTTTGCCTGGAGGCTAGATCGGATAAAAGTGAACAACCAGGCCAGCAAAAGATAAGTACAAATGAGTTGCAAAATGTACACagtgaaaaatgtttaaacaatgcATGTAGCGATGAGCTGATGTCTGATCTGGCTACAGTGGAACCTTTATCTtataaaattaataaagaaGTGGAGCCCGCATATAGTGAAGCTGTGGAAGGTTCTAATATTTTGCATATTTCAAGAGAGCTACTTTTAAAAGAAGGAGATGACAGCTTCATTCAACAAGCCCAGCCTGCTTTAAGCTACACTGAGAGAATAGTACCTGACTGTCAGGATACAAGCTGCCATGCACAGACTTTAGTAAGTAAGAGAAAGATCAGATTGTCTGATCAATATATTCAAGAGCGTCTGCAGAGTTGGGACCTTTTGCAAAACAATAGGCCAGTATTTCAGGAGGAAAGTTTAACAGtaaaatctgaagaaaaagcTTCTGTTGCGAAACGCAAAATCTCACTAGACACAAGCAGATCTTCTCAGAAACAATACAGAGACTCTTCCTCTGTTGTCCCCTCAAAGATTTCCAAGATAATTTCATGCCATAAATTGTCTGGATCTCTTGACAAGTTTCGACGAACGTGTGTTAAATCTGGTGAACTCGAATCACAGTTACCCAAGGCTCATTTGAAGAACGACACTCCTCAGACAGACCGCGTTGTTTTGAATACATCAATTTTCCAGGAAGTTCAACAAGAAGATGAGATGCAGGACAAAGATGAGGCAAAGAACAGCCTCCAAAGCCCGCCAACTCTCTCTATTTTCACTAAGATAAAACCAGAATCAGCACAGAACCAAGGTAAAAAATCTTTGGCAGCTAAACTCCGTCATTTGAAACAACATGGGACAGATGATTCAGAGGTATCATTGAATTTTTCCAGAAGCATCTCAAAGGATACTATCTGTGTCAGTACTGGAACTGACGGTAACCAAGATAGCAATGAGATTCCCTGTGACCCTGAGTTCAATATGAGGCCAGCCTCAGGTTGCATTTTAAACCCTGAACTTGCTATGAATGAAGAGGCTATCACATCGAGCGACTGGCTCCAGCAGTACGACGCATCTGTCGGAAAGACGGTTTATGTGAACAGAGTGACCGGGCTCAGCAAATATGAGGACCCAGCTATGGAGGAAACTCAAGTGCGCTGCACGTCTGATGTCACCAATATAGCAGTTAGTGTCATTTCTGAAATGG GTGATGTTGGTGAAAGCTCAAACTCGCTTTTTTCATTGTACTCAAAATGGAATAATCCCGTGTTTGTCCGCCCTCCAATg GTCGGTGTGGATATTTCCAGTGGACAAGCTGACGGACTGGCCGTAAAGATCCACAACGTCCTTTTTCCATACCGCTTCTCTAAGTCCATGATTCACTCCATGAAG GTTATTCATCAGGTGGATAAAAAGTTTCTTGCGTGCCTTATTAGTACTAAGGATGACGAGCTGGTGGAACACACTGAAACTAAAG GAAACCTGTTGGTGCTGGTAGATCAACATGCTGCACATGAAAGAGTGCGACTTGAAAATTTAATtgcag ATTCATATGCAGATGACCCAGATGTCCCAGGAGAGAGATGCCTGTGTACTTCAACCATTTTGCCACCTCTTGGGATCAGTCTAACAGAAGAGGAGATAAGGCTGCTTAG GTCCTGTCAGCCACATCTAAGGAGTTTGGGCCTGGAAGTTCATTTTTCACGGGCAGCAGATCTAAAAGTGTTTGTCGGGAAAGTGCCATTGTGTTTTATGGAAAAAGAGAGTAATGAGCTGAGGCGAGGAAGACCATCTGTTATAAAGCCAATTGCTGAG GAGTATCTTCAAGAGCAGATTGAG CTACTCCGCTCAACAGGTAGAGTGAGAGGAACTTTGCCTCTCACTGTTCTGAAAGTGCTCGCCTCACTGGCATGCCACG GTGCCATCAAATTCAACGACACCCTAAGTAGAGATGAATGCCACAGCTTGGTGGCATCCTTGTCTGCCTGCCAGCTGCCCTTCCAGTGTGCTCATGGCCGTCCATCTATTGTTCCCCTCGTAGACGTCCTTCATTTGGACAAAGACCACACG GAAGTCCAGAAACCCAATCTCCGAAAGTTGAGAAGAATGTATAAA